The Acetomicrobium flavidum genome window below encodes:
- the grdB gene encoding glycine reductase complex selenoprotein B, producing the protein MAYKVVHYINQFFAGIGGEERADYPPEVREGIVGPGQALQAALGGEATIVATVICGDGYFAEHMDEAIEKIIDFIKGYRPDAFVAGPAFNAGRYGMACGAICDAVSKRLNIPVVTAMYPENPAVEIYRKGLYIVETADSARGMRDAIPRMAKLLLKQLKGEPIGRPKEDGYIERGIRFNIFRDKLGAERAVDMLVKKLKGEEFVTEYPMPSFDRVPPAPAIKDMKKAKIALVTSGGIVPKGNPDRIEASSATKFGEYSLEGLDDLTPQTHETAHGGYDPTYANEDPDRVLPLDVARQLEREGAFGSLHDKYYATVGNGTPVAYAKKFGEEIAKRLKAANVDGVILTSTUGTCTRCGATIVKELERAGLPTVHVCTIVPISQTVGANRIVPAIAIPHPLGDPTKSLEEERAIRRRLLMKALSALQTDISEQTVFTD; encoded by the coding sequence ATGGCGTACAAGGTAGTTCATTACATAAACCAATTTTTTGCCGGCATAGGCGGCGAGGAAAGGGCAGACTATCCCCCGGAGGTTCGCGAAGGGATTGTGGGGCCCGGTCAGGCCCTGCAGGCTGCCTTGGGCGGAGAGGCCACCATCGTCGCTACGGTAATTTGTGGGGACGGCTATTTCGCCGAGCATATGGATGAAGCCATAGAAAAAATTATAGATTTCATAAAGGGATATCGGCCCGATGCCTTTGTTGCCGGACCCGCTTTCAACGCTGGTCGTTACGGTATGGCATGCGGTGCCATATGCGATGCGGTGAGCAAGAGGTTGAACATTCCTGTCGTCACTGCCATGTACCCGGAAAATCCGGCAGTCGAAATCTACAGGAAGGGCTTATATATAGTCGAGACGGCCGATAGCGCGAGAGGCATGCGCGATGCCATACCCAGGATGGCAAAGTTGCTTCTCAAGCAATTGAAGGGTGAGCCCATAGGCCGACCCAAGGAAGATGGCTATATCGAACGGGGCATCCGTTTCAACATCTTCCGCGATAAGCTTGGGGCAGAAAGAGCTGTCGACATGCTAGTGAAAAAGCTTAAAGGTGAGGAATTCGTCACCGAGTATCCCATGCCGTCCTTTGACCGCGTTCCGCCGGCTCCGGCCATAAAGGACATGAAGAAGGCTAAGATCGCTTTGGTCACCTCTGGCGGAATAGTACCCAAGGGTAACCCCGACAGGATAGAGGCTTCGAGCGCTACTAAGTTTGGAGAGTACAGCCTAGAGGGGCTGGATGATCTCACTCCTCAGACGCACGAGACGGCCCACGGCGGTTATGATCCGACCTACGCAAATGAGGACCCCGACAGGGTATTGCCCCTTGATGTCGCCAGGCAGCTTGAGCGCGAAGGTGCCTTTGGATCTTTGCACGATAAATACTACGCAACGGTTGGCAATGGCACTCCTGTGGCATACGCCAAGAAGTTTGGCGAGGAGATCGCCAAGAGATTGAAGGCGGCCAACGTCGATGGAGTGATACTCACCTCCACCTGAGGAACCTGTACTCGTTGCGGTGCAACGATCGTAAAAGAGCTGGAAAGGGCAGGCCTGCCCACCGTTCATGTGTGCACAATAGTTCCCATATCGCAGACCGTCGGAGCAAATAGGATAGTTCCCGCTATTGCCATACCTCACCCCCTGGGAGATCCAACGAAATCCCTGGAAGAGGAAAGGGCGATAAGGCGTCGTTTGCTCATGAAGGCTTTGTCTGCCTTGCAGACTGACATAAGCGAGCAGACGGTCTTTACCGATTGA
- the grdA gene encoding glycine/sarcosine/betaine reductase complex selenoprotein A gives MAKGKLAGKKLILLGERDGIPGPVMEACLKDSGAEIVFSVTECFVUTAAGAMDLQNQQRIKDAVDKYGAENVVVILGSSDPEGAEIYAETVTNGDPTYAGPLAGVPLGLAVYHVFEPDIREEVDPAVWEEQMGMMEMVLDPEALSQAVAKMREQYSKYSL, from the coding sequence ATGGCAAAGGGAAAGCTGGCAGGTAAAAAGCTGATTCTCCTTGGCGAGCGGGATGGTATTCCTGGTCCCGTCATGGAGGCCTGTTTGAAGGATAGCGGCGCTGAAATCGTATTTTCCGTGACCGAATGTTTCGTCTGAACGGCCGCAGGAGCCATGGACCTGCAGAACCAGCAGCGCATCAAGGACGCCGTTGATAAGTATGGAGCAGAGAACGTAGTAGTGATACTCGGTAGCTCTGACCCTGAGGGTGCAGAAATTTATGCAGAGACGGTAACTAACGGCGATCCGACTTATGCAGGTCCTTTGGCAGGAGTCCCGTTGGGACTCGCAGTTTACCACGTTTTTGAGCCTGATATACGAGAAGAAGTAGATCCTGCTGTTTGGGAAGAACAGATGGGAATGATGGAGATGGTCTTGGATCCGGAAGCCCTGTCTCAAGCGGTTGCGAAGATGCGCGAGCAATACAGCAAATATTCGCTCTAA
- a CDS encoding glycine/sarcosine/betaine reductase component B subunit yields MRLELHKIKVKDVKWGDATKVEDGILYVNREEIIDLLSSDDRLESVEVDLARPGERVRIVPVKDVIEPRCKIEGEGDVFPGFIGDVEGAVGQGKTLALAGAAVVTCGKIVGFQEGIIDMSGPGAEYTPFSKTNNVVLVFTPKAGIERHDYEAACRVAGLKVAHFLAVKAKGAHPDEVQTYELEEITKRPDHLNKLPRVAYIYMLQSQGLLHDTYVYGVDAKKILPTLIHPNEVFDGAIVSGNCVSACDKNSTYAHQNNPVIEALYKRHGKDINFIGCIITNENVTLQDKKRSSSYAVKLAKMLGVEGVIITEEGFGNPDTDLIMNCRKAERAGIKTVLITDEYAGRDGASQSLADAAPEADAVVSVGNANPTVKLPPMEKVIGFSEFVDVIAGGFSGALKQDGSIEVELQAITGATSELGFTCLSAETR; encoded by the coding sequence GTGAGGCTTGAATTGCATAAGATCAAGGTAAAAGACGTTAAATGGGGAGATGCTACGAAGGTCGAAGATGGCATCCTCTATGTCAATCGCGAGGAGATAATCGACTTGCTCTCATCGGACGATCGTTTGGAATCCGTCGAGGTGGATTTGGCCCGTCCAGGCGAGAGGGTGCGCATCGTTCCCGTCAAGGATGTCATTGAACCGAGATGCAAGATAGAGGGCGAAGGCGATGTCTTTCCCGGTTTTATAGGTGACGTCGAGGGCGCAGTGGGGCAAGGAAAGACCCTGGCATTAGCAGGGGCTGCCGTTGTGACTTGCGGAAAGATAGTCGGCTTTCAAGAGGGCATAATAGATATGTCGGGGCCTGGGGCAGAGTATACCCCCTTCTCGAAGACGAACAACGTGGTCTTGGTCTTTACGCCTAAGGCCGGCATTGAGAGGCATGATTACGAAGCTGCCTGCCGCGTCGCGGGGCTAAAGGTTGCGCACTTCCTGGCAGTAAAGGCTAAGGGGGCACATCCTGACGAGGTGCAAACTTACGAACTTGAGGAAATTACGAAAAGGCCAGACCACTTAAACAAGCTTCCAAGGGTTGCCTACATCTACATGCTCCAATCTCAAGGGTTGCTTCACGATACTTATGTTTACGGAGTCGATGCGAAAAAGATTCTGCCTACTCTAATTCATCCTAATGAAGTCTTCGATGGGGCCATAGTTTCCGGAAACTGCGTGTCTGCATGCGATAAAAACAGCACCTACGCTCACCAAAACAACCCTGTCATAGAGGCATTGTACAAGCGTCACGGCAAGGACATAAACTTCATCGGCTGCATCATAACTAATGAAAACGTCACCCTTCAGGATAAGAAACGAAGCTCCTCCTATGCCGTAAAATTGGCCAAGATGCTTGGCGTCGAGGGAGTAATCATAACGGAAGAAGGCTTTGGAAATCCCGATACCGACTTGATAATGAACTGTAGAAAGGCCGAGCGCGCCGGCATAAAGACGGTGCTCATAACGGACGAGTATGCAGGCCGAGACGGAGCAAGCCAGTCGCTTGCCGATGCAGCCCCCGAAGCCGATGCCGTCGTAAGCGTGGGCAATGCCAACCCCACCGTCAAGCTACCGCCCATGGAAAAGGTCATAGGTTTTAGCGAATTTGTTGACGTCATAGCCGGAGGATTTTCTGGTGCATTAAAACAGGATGGCTCCATTGAAGTGGAATTACAAGCCATAACCGGAGCTACCAGCGAGCTAGGTTTCACCTGTCTATCGGCAGAAACCAGGTAA
- a CDS encoding thioredoxin family protein: MIEVNKDNFEAEVLQSDLPVVVDMWGPKCGPCLALMPQVEELASKYEGKVKFCKLNVAENRRLVISLKVMGVPTFLFYKGGELKDRITGSEVTIDAIRERVEKLLQS, from the coding sequence TTGATCGAAGTCAATAAGGACAACTTTGAGGCGGAAGTTCTACAAAGCGACTTACCTGTAGTGGTAGACATGTGGGGACCAAAGTGTGGTCCATGCCTTGCATTGATGCCCCAAGTGGAAGAACTTGCCTCGAAGTACGAAGGCAAGGTCAAATTCTGTAAGCTTAACGTGGCTGAGAACCGCCGCCTGGTCATCAGCTTGAAGGTGATGGGAGTTCCTACATTCTTGTTCTACAAAGGAGGAGAGTTAAAGGACAGGATAACGGGCAGCGAGGTCACTATTGATGCTATAAGAGAAAGGGTCGAAAAGTTACTGCAGTCCTAA
- a CDS encoding GrdX family protein — MSFFYEIISNNPRIKSFSNCTYIEGPVLDVLIALRDKVHRGYRILSHPLTGNLPASRRLFLSVVVFKPSLQQEDHFVDLDSIKLVESALDIYRNSKPSFPLQSTKAMEDMQYLDEELIMPVLRQCGITSQEGVH, encoded by the coding sequence ATGTCCTTTTTTTATGAGATCATATCAAATAACCCACGCATTAAGAGCTTTTCAAATTGCACCTATATAGAGGGGCCGGTTTTGGATGTCCTAATAGCTCTACGCGATAAGGTGCACCGGGGATATAGGATTTTATCTCATCCTTTAACAGGAAATTTACCTGCATCGAGACGGCTTTTTTTGTCCGTTGTGGTTTTTAAGCCTTCCCTCCAGCAGGAAGATCATTTTGTCGATCTCGATTCCATCAAATTAGTAGAAAGTGCTTTAGATATCTATAGAAACAGCAAGCCTTCCTTTCCACTGCAAAGTACAAAGGCAATGGAGGATATGCAATATCTCGATGAAGAGCTGATAATGCCCGTGCTTCGTCAATGCGGGATAACATCACAAGAGGGGGTGCATTGA
- the hypE gene encoding hydrogenase expression/formation protein HypE — MFVELKHGSGGRPTQQLIGEILSIYGDNSIKDLEDCALIEGGLGVTIDGFTVSPRFFPGGDIGKLAVCGSTNDLAVRGVKPMYLAMSILIEEGLPKEELIKVVKSAYGVSKELDVKLVAGDTKVLPRGQADGMYITCCALGKAVTGRPWGINNLSSGDILVITGPIGKHGALISALHYGLDVDQLASDCAPLWPLMQPLTEVAGVKCARDCTRGGLGTVLCEWAEGAGIGIEIEEDLIPLDPEVASVADVLGFDVLHLACEGTAVIAVAPDCAEYVLSSLRVLAPNCTAIGKVTEDHPGIVGLKTEIGGIRVVDMLAGEMVPRIC; from the coding sequence ATGTTCGTGGAGCTTAAACACGGCAGTGGCGGTAGGCCGACCCAGCAACTTATCGGCGAAATATTGAGCATATATGGAGATAACAGTATAAAGGATTTAGAGGATTGCGCATTGATTGAAGGCGGCCTTGGAGTGACCATCGACGGTTTTACCGTGAGCCCCAGGTTTTTCCCCGGAGGTGATATAGGCAAGCTGGCCGTGTGCGGCAGCACCAATGACCTGGCAGTGAGAGGTGTCAAGCCCATGTATTTGGCCATGAGCATTCTGATAGAGGAGGGTTTGCCCAAGGAGGAGTTGATTAAGGTCGTAAAAAGCGCTTATGGGGTCAGCAAAGAGCTTGATGTTAAGCTCGTTGCCGGTGACACTAAAGTTTTGCCGAGGGGACAGGCAGATGGCATGTATATAACCTGCTGTGCCTTGGGAAAGGCCGTGACAGGGAGGCCTTGGGGGATAAATAATTTGTCCTCGGGTGACATCTTGGTAATAACCGGCCCCATAGGCAAGCATGGCGCCTTGATATCGGCGCTTCATTACGGATTAGACGTAGACCAATTGGCAAGCGATTGTGCTCCTCTATGGCCCTTGATGCAACCCCTTACTGAAGTAGCGGGGGTTAAATGTGCCAGGGATTGCACGCGAGGCGGATTGGGGACGGTCCTATGCGAATGGGCTGAAGGAGCTGGCATTGGGATAGAGATCGAAGAAGATCTGATACCCTTAGATCCGGAAGTGGCATCAGTTGCCGATGTGCTTGGTTTCGACGTGCTGCATTTAGCCTGCGAGGGCACGGCCGTTATCGCCGTGGCACCGGACTGTGCAGAATATGTCCTTTCTTCTTTGAGAGTTTTGGCTCCCAATTGTACAGCTATAGGCAAGGTCACGGAAGACCATCCGGGCATCGTTGGCCTTAAGACGGAGATAGGCGGCATTAGGGTGGTGGATATGTTGGCCGGGGAAATGGTTCCGAGGATATGTTAG
- the hypD gene encoding hydrogenase formation protein HypD encodes MLKDKIKLLCDALNNLADEPLTFMEVCGTHTVAIYRSGLRSLLPKNVSLVSGPGCPVCVTDQGEVDAAIQLANKGDLIFATYGDMLRVPGTKGSLQDLRARGADVRVVKSCDEALNLALKNPTKEVAFLGVGFETTAPSTAAVILEAAEREIENFSVLCFHKLVPPALRLLAGSKELKVDGFILPGHVSVVLGVAPYMFLPRDFKVACAIAGFEALDIMEGIVELARQVRYKDFKVSLLYARAVKPEGNPLAQKLVRRVFDEADARWRGLGEIKKSGLRLKAEFSRFDAAAKFDLRIEEVPLPSGCKCGDVLMGKITPQQCPLFAKRCNPDDPVGPCMVSSEGSCAACYKYSHKVM; translated from the coding sequence ATGCTTAAAGATAAGATAAAACTACTTTGCGATGCTTTAAATAACCTTGCCGACGAGCCCTTGACGTTCATGGAGGTTTGCGGCACTCATACTGTCGCGATCTACAGGAGCGGATTGAGATCCCTGCTTCCAAAGAACGTGTCGCTCGTGTCGGGACCAGGCTGTCCCGTATGCGTTACGGATCAGGGCGAAGTGGATGCAGCCATACAGTTAGCCAATAAAGGGGATTTGATCTTTGCTACGTACGGCGATATGCTGCGTGTGCCCGGGACAAAGGGATCTTTGCAGGATTTGAGGGCTCGTGGTGCTGACGTTAGGGTTGTTAAGTCCTGTGACGAGGCCTTAAATTTGGCCTTAAAAAACCCGACCAAAGAAGTGGCCTTCCTAGGGGTTGGGTTTGAGACTACTGCTCCTTCAACGGCAGCCGTCATCTTGGAGGCGGCAGAAAGGGAGATTGAAAATTTTTCAGTCCTTTGTTTCCATAAATTGGTTCCGCCGGCGCTGCGGCTTCTTGCGGGTTCAAAGGAGCTCAAGGTCGACGGTTTTATCCTTCCAGGGCACGTCAGCGTGGTATTGGGGGTAGCTCCCTACATGTTTTTACCGAGGGATTTCAAGGTCGCCTGTGCCATTGCCGGCTTTGAAGCCCTTGACATAATGGAAGGGATAGTAGAGCTGGCAAGACAGGTCCGCTACAAGGATTTTAAGGTCAGCCTGCTTTATGCCAGGGCGGTCAAGCCTGAAGGAAATCCTTTGGCCCAAAAGCTCGTAAGACGAGTCTTTGATGAGGCCGATGCAAGATGGAGAGGGCTGGGCGAGATAAAAAAATCCGGGCTGCGCTTGAAAGCGGAATTTTCTCGGTTCGATGCAGCTGCTAAGTTTGATCTCAGGATCGAGGAAGTTCCTTTGCCTTCAGGATGCAAATGTGGTGATGTGTTGATGGGAAAGATAACACCCCAGCAGTGCCCCCTCTTTGCCAAGCGTTGCAACCCCGATGATCCGGTTGGTCCCTGTATGGTATCGAGCGAAGGCAGCTGTGCTGCCTGTTATAAATATTCCCATAAGGTGATGTGA
- a CDS encoding HypC/HybG/HupF family hydrogenase formation chaperone: protein MCLAVPHRIEEILDSKRAIAAAGPLRVEVRTDLIDDLNVGDIVLVHAGFAIEKCEEEDGQELEELWEEVLRLAGKRDA, encoded by the coding sequence ATGTGTCTTGCTGTTCCTCATAGGATAGAAGAAATCTTGGATTCAAAGAGGGCCATAGCTGCTGCCGGGCCTTTGAGGGTAGAGGTGAGAACGGATTTGATCGACGATTTAAACGTGGGCGACATTGTCTTAGTGCATGCCGGTTTCGCCATAGAAAAGTGCGAGGAAGAGGACGGGCAGGAATTAGAAGAACTATGGGAAGAAGTGTTGAGACTTGCGGGCAAGAGAGATGCTTAA
- a CDS encoding TIGR00282 family metallophosphoesterase has translation MRVLFIGDIVGRPGRKALQRLLPRIKSLYGPFDFVIVNVENAAGGFGITQKIFDELSSMGIDCMTSGNHIWDKKEGLSLLDSEPVLLRPANYPPGCPGRGSMTLKGPSGELLVLNLLGRTFMYDVDCPFRKADEILQGVQLPVLVDIHAEATSEKRALALYLDGRVSAVVGTHTHVATADEEILPMGTAFITDVGMTGGHAGVIGMHKETVINRFLTSMPARFEACNEDLRLNGVCLDIDASSGRALSISRISERLEEEAYDRR, from the coding sequence ATGAGGGTGCTTTTCATAGGGGATATCGTTGGCAGGCCGGGCAGAAAGGCGCTTCAAAGGTTATTGCCAAGGATAAAATCCCTATATGGTCCGTTTGACTTCGTAATCGTAAACGTTGAGAATGCGGCCGGCGGTTTCGGGATAACTCAAAAGATATTTGACGAGTTGTCGTCGATGGGGATCGATTGCATGACTTCGGGTAACCATATATGGGATAAGAAGGAAGGTCTATCCCTGCTTGATTCGGAGCCGGTACTGTTGCGGCCGGCAAACTATCCGCCCGGTTGTCCGGGTCGTGGCAGCATGACGTTAAAAGGTCCTTCTGGTGAGCTGTTAGTGTTAAACCTGCTCGGCCGAACCTTTATGTACGACGTGGATTGTCCTTTCAGGAAGGCTGATGAAATATTGCAAGGGGTACAGCTTCCGGTTTTAGTGGACATTCATGCCGAGGCTACATCTGAAAAGAGGGCGCTTGCCTTGTACCTTGACGGACGAGTCTCGGCAGTTGTTGGTACGCATACTCACGTAGCGACGGCCGATGAAGAGATACTTCCAATGGGGACTGCCTTTATAACGGACGTCGGCATGACCGGCGGGCACGCCGGGGTTATAGGGATGCATAAGGAGACGGTAATAAACCGCTTCTTGACTTCAATGCCGGCCCGATTCGAGGCATGCAACGAGGACCTAAGGCTTAATGGGGTTTGTTTGGACATAGACGCTTCGTCCGGAAGGGCCTTGAGCATTTCCAGAATCAGCGAGAGGTTAGAAGAAGAAGCGTATGATCGACGATAG
- the rny gene encoding ribonuclease Y, with amino-acid sequence MGFVVLISSALTAAAGVAVGYYVRKFHDEKKILSTKKIAEQILEEAKREAETKKREMLAEAREEALKIRHELEREIKERRNELQRAERRIEQREESLDRKLENLARKEEELKAKLAEAERTRQAAEALLQERIAKLEEVAGLSREEAKQVLLREVEEEASSAIGLRLKELEESFKREADKRAREIVTMAIQRCAVDHTSEVTVSVVTLPSDDMKGRIIGREGRNIRAFESLTGVDLIVDDTPEAVTLSCFDPVRREIARISLERLILDGRIHPARIEEIVEKVSREVEEHMLEAAENALLEVNVEGVHPEIVKTLGRLAYRSSYGQNALAHSLEVAHLAGVMAAELGLDEVLAKRAGLLHDIGKAIDCQVEGSHALIGADLAKRYGEPQVIVNAIAAHHEEEEPKSPYAVLVLAADAISASRPGARRESIEAYIRRLEKLENLASSFEGVEKAYAIQAGREVRVMISPEAGDNGSIYKIAYDIARKIEEDLKYPGQIKVTVIRELRAIEFAK; translated from the coding sequence ATGGGATTTGTTGTGCTTATATCGAGCGCGTTGACCGCGGCTGCAGGCGTTGCCGTAGGTTATTACGTTCGAAAATTTCACGATGAAAAAAAGATTTTAAGCACGAAAAAGATTGCCGAACAGATACTTGAAGAGGCAAAAAGAGAGGCAGAAACGAAAAAGCGGGAGATGCTTGCTGAGGCTAGAGAAGAGGCTCTAAAGATCCGTCACGAACTGGAAAGAGAGATCAAGGAGCGCCGCAATGAGCTTCAGCGGGCCGAAAGAAGGATCGAGCAGAGAGAGGAAAGCCTTGACAGGAAGCTCGAAAACCTGGCAAGGAAAGAAGAGGAGTTGAAGGCTAAGCTTGCCGAGGCCGAAAGGACAAGACAAGCAGCAGAAGCGCTGTTACAGGAGCGAATTGCAAAGCTGGAGGAAGTTGCCGGGCTTTCGAGGGAGGAAGCCAAGCAAGTTTTGCTCAGGGAAGTCGAAGAGGAAGCTTCCTCTGCAATCGGGTTGAGGTTGAAAGAATTGGAGGAGAGTTTCAAGCGAGAAGCCGACAAACGAGCTAGGGAAATCGTGACGATGGCAATTCAGCGATGCGCCGTCGATCATACTTCCGAGGTTACGGTCAGCGTCGTCACTTTACCTTCCGATGATATGAAGGGAAGGATAATAGGACGAGAGGGGAGAAACATCAGGGCCTTTGAAAGCCTGACGGGAGTGGACTTGATCGTGGACGATACGCCTGAAGCCGTGACCTTAAGCTGTTTTGATCCCGTAAGGCGAGAAATAGCTCGCATATCCCTTGAAAGGTTGATACTTGACGGAAGGATCCATCCGGCGCGCATAGAGGAAATAGTAGAAAAGGTTAGCAGGGAAGTCGAAGAACATATGCTTGAGGCGGCCGAAAATGCCTTGCTTGAGGTCAATGTCGAAGGGGTACACCCGGAGATAGTAAAGACCCTAGGGAGGCTTGCCTATAGATCAAGCTACGGCCAAAATGCATTGGCGCACAGCTTGGAGGTTGCTCACCTTGCCGGTGTAATGGCAGCCGAGCTCGGGCTTGACGAGGTGCTGGCAAAAAGAGCCGGGTTGTTGCATGATATAGGCAAAGCCATAGATTGCCAAGTCGAGGGTTCGCACGCCTTGATTGGTGCGGACTTGGCGAAACGTTATGGCGAGCCGCAGGTTATCGTCAATGCCATTGCAGCCCATCACGAAGAAGAAGAACCCAAGAGCCCTTACGCCGTTTTAGTGTTGGCTGCCGATGCGATCAGCGCTTCCAGACCGGGAGCCAGGCGCGAAAGCATTGAAGCATATATAAGGAGGCTCGAAAAGCTCGAAAATTTGGCGTCATCCTTTGAAGGGGTGGAGAAGGCATACGCCATTCAGGCCGGAAGGGAAGTGCGTGTCATGATATCTCCTGAGGCTGGAGATAACGGGAGCATATATAAGATCGCATACGATATTGCTCGAAAGATAGAAGAGGACCTTAAATACCCTGGCCAGATAAAGGTCACGGTTATAAGGGAACTTCGGGCAATCGAGTTTGCCAAGTAG